A region of Anolis sagrei isolate rAnoSag1 chromosome 2, rAnoSag1.mat, whole genome shotgun sequence DNA encodes the following proteins:
- the RNF170 gene encoding E3 ubiquitin-protein ligase RNF170 — protein MASQKTEVQTLILYNDSMIEGISDQVLLAVVLGFTFIAALTYILFRNGHPDIHPENQELVRAVRQQIQSEQDNAVSDRQRFYTDMSCPVCLQQATLPTETNCGHLFCGPCIIAYWRCGSWLGAIHCPICRQTVTLFLPLFTEGHEDATQVLQDVNDYNRRFSGQPRSIMERIMDLPTLLRHAFREMFSVGGLFWMFRIRIFLCLLGALLYLASPLDFLPEALFGILGFLDDFFVVFLLLIYISIMYREVVTQRLNR, from the exons ATGGCCAGCCAGAAAACAGAAGTTCAGACTTTGATATTATATAATGATTCAATGATAGAGGGAATAAGTGACCAAGTTCTGCTGGCAGTCGTGCTAGGCTTCACATTCATTGCTGCACTGACATATATACTTTTCAG AAATGGGCATCCGGATATtcatccagaaaatcaggaacTAGTGAGAGCTGTTAGACAGCAAATACAATCAGAGCAG gACAATGCAGTTAGCGATAGACAACGTTTCTACACTGATATGTCCTGCCCAGTATGTCTGCAACAGGCTACTCTTCCCACTGAAACAAACTGTGGACATCTTTTCTGTG GTCCCTGCATTATTGCATATTGGAGATGTGGATCATGGCTAGGTGCAATACATTGCCCCATCTGCAGACAAACG GTGACTTTATTTTTACCACTCTTCACTGAGGGGCATGAGGATGCTACACAAGTGCTTCAGGATGTCAATGATTATAACAGGAGATTCTCAGGACAGCCAAGATCA ATTATGGAAAGAATTATGGATTTGCCGACACTGTTGCGCCATGCATTCAGAGAAATGTTTTCCGTCGGCGGTCTCTTCTGGATGTTCCGCATCAGGATATTCCTCTGCCTTCTGGGAGCTTTGTTGTACTTGGCATCTCCCTTGGATTTTCTACCTGAAGCTCTgtttggaattctgggatttttagaTGATTTCTTTGTGGTCTTTCTGCTactcatatatatatctatcatgTACCGAGAGGTGGTAACTCAGAGGCTGAATCGATGA